The DNA region AATGACGAATATATTTTTCTGTTTTTGCATTTTTACGAGCAATGAGTTTTTGTGAGATATATCCATAAAAAAAGTTCCATCGATACTGGGAATTTTGGGATAAGATGTTTGCTATTTCATAAGTATAACGCCCTATGCCACTCAAATTCCCCAGTAAAGAAAGTGTATCTATAATAATTTTAGGCTTCATACATCTTTCGCAATGTCTCTTCTAGTTCTATAGGACAGATATGATCTATAGTTTTTTCTAACTTCTGTGTTGAGCCAACTAGACGTTTTATCTCATTGTCTCTTACAAAAGAAGGATTGACTTTAACCTCTATCTCATATCCTGCTATAGCATTCATCAAAGAAATAATTTCCATCAAGCTAATAGCTTTCCCCGAACAAAGATTGACTATGTCTGAGTCCATTGTACTCTCTAAGAGTTTTTCATAGACTTTACATGTAAACGCGACATCATTAAATTCACGTGCAACATGTAAGTTACCTAGTTCTATTGTCTGTTCTCTACGCTTAAAGTGAGAAACTATCTTAGGCACCAAAAAATGCTCTGGCTGCCCAATACCTGTATAATTAAATGGCCTTACGATGGTAATAGGCAATTTTGCAAAATAACCTCTTGCCATATGTTCCATAGCAAGCTTACTGATACCATAATGATTTGCTGGTTTTGGGCACATTGACTCTTCAAGCTCTTCACATCCTTGGTCTCCATAGACTGTTGCACTACTCGCTAAAATTACTTTTTGAACATTACTCTCTGACGTGCATAATGCATCCAAAACATTTTGTGTTCCCAAGGTATTAACTTTATACAATGCTTCTACGTCATCATGCCCCACATAAGATATTCCTGCAAGATGAATGAGAAAATTAGGCTGGATTTGGCGCATTACATGTAAACAATTTTCCTTGTTAGTAATGTTACATGTAAAGGTTTCGGCCTCATCTCCATTACTAAAAACAGTCCCATATACGTTGTAGCCCTGTTTTTTCAAATGTGTTTTAAGATGATACCCTGTGAAACTGTCAATGCCTGTAATAAGGACTTTTTTAGAAGCTAAAGCCAACTTCATTCCTTTTAATATCTGCCTTAACCATCATAGAACAAAGCTCTTCAAGGGTACATTTTGGCTCCCATCCTAATACTCGTTTTGCTTTTTCAGGATTGCCTATAAGAAGCTCTACTTCGGCAGGTCTATAAAACTTTGGATTGACACGAACAACCGTTTTCTCTGTCGCTTTATCGATAGCTACTTCATTTTCATCTTTACCTTTAAACTCGAGCTCAATTCCAGCTGCTTTAAATGCCATCTTTACAAAATCACGTACTGTTTCGGTTCGATTGGTTGCCAAAACAAATGTATCTGGCTTTTCGGCTTGAAGAATTCGCCACATACCCTCAACATAGTCTTTGGCATATCCCCAGTCGCGTTTTGCATCCATATTGCCAAGTTCCAATACATCTAATTTACCAAGTTTAATTTTTGCCACACTATCGGTAATCTTGCGCGTTACAAATTCACGCCCACGAAGTGGTGACTCATGGTTAAATAAAATACCACAACAGCCAAATATACCGTAACTCTCTCTGTAGTTAATCGTCATCCAATGCGCATATAATTTTGCTACACCATAAGGGCTACGAGGATAAAGCGGTGTTTTTTCTGTTTGAGGTATCTCTTGTACTTTGCCGAACATCTCAGAAGTCGAAGCTTGATAAAATTTAATTTTTGGATCAACAATGCGAATAGCTTCAAGTAAATGCACAGCTCCAAGCCCTGTAATCTGTGCTGTTGCTAAAGGCTGTTCAAATGACACACCTACAAAGCTCTGTGCAGCAAGATTATAAATCTCATCTGGTTTTATTTCCATAACCATTCGAATACTATTAGCTTGGTCAGTCAAGTCGTACTCTACTAGATGTAAATTAGGATGCTTTTCAATTCCAAGATCTTCTATACGCCAAAAATTTACCGATGCTGTTCTTCTATAAGTTCCATGAACTTCATAACCTTTACCTAAAAGTAACTCTACAAGATATGCACCATCTTGCCCTGTAATGCCCGTAACGATCGCTTTTTTCATCAAGACTCCTTGTTATATATTCTATTTCTTTAAACTATTAATGTTTATAAATATAAAAAATACCATTTATTAAAATTTATTATCGAAAATATCATTTGGTTTCTTCTTTTATATTTATTCAATCAAGTTTCCAACAGAGATACCTCCACAAATTATTTTCATTTTTTCAATTGAATATGCAAGCGATCTTGGATCGCCATTACCTGGCTGTGCACCAGGAGTATCTGTTATAAATGACAATCTATTGCTACCTGGATTTAACCTTAGTTCTTCAAGTAAAACTGTCTTGTTTAGTCCTGGTTGTAAAAAAAAATCTCTTAATAATTTATCGTTAAACATGATTTTAAGATTTCTATTTTTCAATGTTCCTACATTAAAAGCTAGATTACAATTTAGATTATTTGCTCTATTATTTTGCAATAGTAAAATAGCACTTCCAGATGTCCAACCAAATGAACCGAATTGATTACTCTCCCAACCATAAAAATTTTTTTCAAAACCTGAAAATTTCATTATTGTATGATCTGTCGGCACAATGTCAAAAAATGACTTATTCTTATCTTCGGAAATTATTGGCTCAATATTTAAAATTTCCTTTAACTTGCTTTCCAGCATATTCGCGTTATCAATATAGCCTCTCCTATCTATATAAATACCAGTAAAACCACCTTTCTGTAGCACTTTTATTTGTTCCTTGATATCCAGTGCCTCTAAACTTTTCAACCAAATATCTCCCTCTCTACCTGTGACTGCACCATAGGACCAATGAATATTGTTGCTATGTAAATATCCTACCATATGCGAATAATTAAGCATCTTTACCAGTACTGGCTGTTCAGGGTAAGACATATGTGGATATTGCATTACCATATTTGATGAATATCGTTTTAGTTTATCTTCTATCTGTTGAATAAACTTTTTGTCTGAATTAAAAGTTGATTCTATCAAAGAATTAGTTTTAAAGGTAGCTCCACCAGGAATTTGATCATAAAGCCCAATTAGCATAATAAACATTGAGACAAAGAAAATTGATACTTTAGATAATTGATACTTTTTGAATAAATATTGTAAAAACAGAGCAACTGCAATCAATGAAAACGTTGCAATAAATATACTAATACGATTATGACCTCGAATTGAAGGAGAAATTATAAGAGCAAAAAGAACTGAAAGGCCTCCAACGGTGGCATAAAGAACAGCAATGATATTCAACATAGCTAACCGATTTTGTATACTGCTTTTATTATTGATATTTAAAAGCATGAGTAAAAGTAAGATAAACCCTATACTACCTATAATACCAAGAGTTGCAAAATGATTTTCATTGACCAAAGGAGCACTTTGATCATAACGAGCTCGAATATCTCTCAATGCACCGATTTTATGAGTATTGATTGGTAATAGTAATTGGGCAATTTTCAAACCAAGTACTTCAGATTCCGCAAAACCTCTTTGTGCTACTTGAGCGTTAATCCCATTTATTTTAGTAAATGTTTTATATGGAAGCATATTAAT from Sulfurospirillum diekertiae includes:
- a CDS encoding GDP-mannose 4,6-dehydratase, whose protein sequence is MALASKKVLITGIDSFTGYHLKTHLKKQGYNVYGTVFSNGDEAETFTCNITNKENCLHVMRQIQPNFLIHLAGISYVGHDDVEALYKVNTLGTQNVLDALCTSESNVQKVILASSATVYGDQGCEELEESMCPKPANHYGISKLAMEHMARGYFAKLPITIVRPFNYTGIGQPEHFLVPKIVSHFKRREQTIELGNLHVAREFNDVAFTCKVYEKLLESTMDSDIVNLCSGKAISLMEIISLMNAIAGYEIEVKVNPSFVRDNEIKRLVGSTQKLEKTIDHICPIELEETLRKMYEA
- the gmd gene encoding GDP-mannose 4,6-dehydratase, with amino-acid sequence MKKAIVTGITGQDGAYLVELLLGKGYEVHGTYRRTASVNFWRIEDLGIEKHPNLHLVEYDLTDQANSIRMVMEIKPDEIYNLAAQSFVGVSFEQPLATAQITGLGAVHLLEAIRIVDPKIKFYQASTSEMFGKVQEIPQTEKTPLYPRSPYGVAKLYAHWMTINYRESYGIFGCCGILFNHESPLRGREFVTRKITDSVAKIKLGKLDVLELGNMDAKRDWGYAKDYVEGMWRILQAEKPDTFVLATNRTETVRDFVKMAFKAAGIELEFKGKDENEVAIDKATEKTVVRVNPKFYRPAEVELLIGNPEKAKRVLGWEPKCTLEELCSMMVKADIKRNEVGFSF